A portion of the Intestinibacillus sp. Marseille-P6563 genome contains these proteins:
- a CDS encoding IS110 family transposase: MNPLFVGIDVSSRNNVAYLMKPDGSKHSSFSIQNNLGGAKLLSEKIVSALRSMQLSDVVIGLEATSIYGDSLVYALREDGSLGRFQRKIHVLNPKQVKKFKEAYPDLPKNDFVDAFVIADHLRFGRIAKEVYMDDYRYQALRTLTRARFDVIQNLTREKQRFANYLFLKCSGIAQDKDIQNTSATTIALMERFETVDDLANADLDELTAFLDEKGRNFADPAAKAKVIRTAARDSYRLPVTVNNSVNQAMAVSIASMRALEKQVKVLDKAIEQQFEIIPNTLTSIPGIGKVYSAGIIAEIGDIHRFSSQASVAKFAGLVWTQHQSGEFEAEHSRMIKSGNRYLRYYLLEAANSVRRCDSEFRRYYDLKYQEVNKYQHKRALALTARKLVRLIFRLLKDNRLYILPEG, encoded by the coding sequence ATGAACCCACTATTCGTTGGCATTGATGTGAGCAGCAGAAACAATGTGGCCTACCTGATGAAACCCGACGGCAGCAAGCACTCCAGCTTTTCCATACAGAACAACCTGGGTGGTGCTAAACTGTTATCAGAGAAGATCGTGTCGGCACTGCGTTCCATGCAGCTCAGCGATGTGGTGATCGGCCTGGAGGCCACCTCCATCTACGGAGACAGCTTGGTTTACGCTCTCCGGGAGGATGGCAGCCTGGGCCGGTTCCAGCGGAAGATCCATGTCCTGAATCCAAAGCAGGTCAAAAAGTTCAAGGAAGCCTATCCCGACCTGCCCAAGAATGACTTTGTGGACGCCTTTGTGATTGCCGACCATCTCCGTTTCGGCAGGATCGCCAAGGAGGTCTATATGGACGACTACCGCTACCAGGCGCTCAGGACCCTTACCAGGGCCAGGTTTGACGTGATCCAAAACCTGACCCGGGAGAAACAGAGATTCGCTAACTACTTATTCCTCAAATGCTCCGGCATAGCCCAGGACAAGGACATCCAGAACACCAGCGCCACCACTATCGCGCTCATGGAGCGGTTTGAAACTGTGGATGATCTGGCAAACGCCGACCTGGACGAACTGACTGCCTTTCTGGATGAGAAGGGCAGAAACTTCGCTGACCCGGCTGCCAAAGCCAAGGTTATTCGAACTGCCGCCAGAGACTCTTACCGCCTGCCTGTTACTGTGAACAATTCTGTAAATCAGGCGATGGCAGTCTCTATTGCCTCTATGCGGGCTCTGGAAAAGCAGGTCAAGGTGTTGGACAAGGCCATTGAACAGCAGTTTGAAATCATTCCCAACACCCTGACCTCTATCCCCGGGATTGGCAAGGTCTACTCCGCCGGGATCATCGCCGAGATCGGCGACATTCACCGTTTCAGCTCTCAAGCCTCGGTTGCCAAGTTCGCCGGCCTTGTCTGGACACAGCACCAGTCCGGTGAATTTGAGGCTGAACACTCCCGGATGATCAAGTCCGGCAACCGCTATCTCCGCTACTACCTGCTGGAAGCCGCCAACTCTGTGAGAAGATGCGATTCCGAGTTCCGGCGCTACTATGACCTCAAGTATCAAGAGGTCAACAAGTATCAGCATAAACGCGCACTCGCTCTCACTGCCAGAAAACTGGTTCGGTTGATCTTTCGGCTGCTGAAGGACAACCGCCTGTATATCCTGCCGGAGGGCTGA
- a CDS encoding phage antirepressor, whose product MENKIELFRNEEFGEIRVVEIDEQPWFVGKDVASILGYAKPLNALATHVDDDDSLKWGLTDSLGRMQETIIINESGLYSLVLSSKLPTAKKFKRWVTSEVLPSIRKHGAYMTDDTIEQILSDPDTIIRLATDLKEERAKRKALESENEQQRQVIKDFEPIKQYVDTILESTGTLATSQVAADYDLSARMLNKILHEEGIQHNVNGQWILYRKYMGMGYTKSKTINITRSDGSPDTKLHTQWTQKGRMMIHEILTRRGIQAVMDRNIA is encoded by the coding sequence TTGGAAAACAAAATTGAACTGTTCAGAAATGAGGAATTCGGAGAAATCCGAGTGGTTGAAATCGACGAACAGCCGTGGTTTGTCGGGAAAGATGTAGCAAGTATTTTGGGGTATGCAAAACCACTCAATGCACTAGCTACACATGTTGATGATGATGACTCCCTAAAATGGGGACTCACCGACAGTTTGGGAAGAATGCAAGAAACTATCATCATCAACGAAAGCGGGCTATATTCTCTGGTGCTTTCGAGCAAGCTTCCCACAGCAAAGAAGTTCAAGCGCTGGGTGACATCCGAAGTCCTCCCCTCTATCCGCAAGCACGGCGCATACATGACGGATGACACCATCGAACAGATTCTTTCCGACCCGGATACGATTATTCGGCTGGCAACCGATTTGAAAGAAGAACGCGCCAAGCGCAAGGCGCTGGAATCTGAGAATGAGCAGCAGCGCCAAGTCATCAAAGACTTTGAGCCGATCAAGCAGTACGTGGATACAATCTTGGAAAGCACAGGGACACTGGCAACATCCCAAGTCGCGGCAGACTATGATCTCAGCGCCCGGATGCTGAACAAGATTCTGCATGAGGAAGGTATTCAGCATAACGTCAACGGACAATGGATTCTGTATCGCAAGTATATGGGCATGGGATACACAAAATCCAAAACCATTAATATCACGCGGTCAGATGGTTCGCCGGATACCAAACTGCACACACAATGGACGCAGAAGGGTCGAATGATGATTCACGAAATTCTGACGCGGCGCGGCATCCAGGCTGTCATGGACAGAAACATTGCATAA
- a CDS encoding HU family DNA-binding protein has product MNKKELCKKVSEQTGASAYAIENIVDSVCKCIVETIFNGEKVHIADFGVFEVAQTKERIRQNVYKNVPIMVPAKKIPRFRFNAQIKKAANEPKEQ; this is encoded by the coding sequence ATGAACAAAAAAGAACTATGTAAAAAGGTATCTGAGCAGACAGGTGCATCGGCCTATGCAATCGAGAATATTGTAGACAGTGTATGCAAGTGCATTGTTGAAACAATATTTAACGGTGAAAAAGTACATATTGCAGATTTTGGAGTTTTTGAAGTGGCACAAACTAAGGAAAGAATCAGACAAAATGTATATAAAAATGTTCCGATCATGGTTCCAGCCAAGAAAATTCCAAGATTTCGCTTCAATGCTCAAATTAAGAAAGCAGCGAACGAGCCGAAAGAACAATAA
- the mobV gene encoding MobV family relaxase — MSKTQYAILRFAKYKGPEIGNIEAHNERTKEKYASNPDVDISRSKYNFHLIEPKRKYRAEAERQIKEAGCRTRSDSVRVVEALVTATPDFFRGKKKSEIRAYFQEALTFLQQSQDPKTIISAVVHMDEKTPHMHLSFVPLTADGRLSAKEIVGNKKKLTQWQDKFWEHMVRKYPDLERGESASQTGREHIPPRVFKEMTRLLKQKAKLEELLAGIGAFNAKSRAAEIAAFMDQYIPAVERMYNLMKKYQVAFTETTMENKKLKQENAQLEQSLEKATQESTLKQLADAKLRRDYADAVAVLDRIPKEVLDVYTRGSGRKERPIEQNL, encoded by the coding sequence ATGAGTAAGACGCAGTATGCCATTCTCCGCTTTGCCAAGTACAAGGGACCGGAGATCGGGAATATTGAAGCCCACAACGAGCGCACCAAAGAGAAATACGCCAGCAATCCCGATGTGGACATCAGCAGGAGTAAGTATAATTTCCATCTGATCGAGCCGAAACGAAAATATCGTGCGGAGGCGGAGCGGCAGATCAAAGAAGCCGGTTGCCGTACCCGGTCAGACAGTGTTCGAGTCGTGGAAGCCCTAGTAACGGCCACACCGGACTTCTTTCGAGGAAAGAAGAAATCTGAGATCAGAGCCTATTTTCAAGAGGCGCTGACCTTTCTCCAGCAAAGCCAAGACCCCAAAACAATCATATCAGCTGTGGTGCATATGGACGAGAAAACGCCCCATATGCACCTTTCTTTTGTCCCGCTGACTGCGGATGGCAGGCTCAGCGCCAAGGAAATCGTGGGAAACAAGAAAAAGCTGACCCAGTGGCAGGACAAATTCTGGGAGCACATGGTGCGGAAATATCCCGACCTCGAGCGTGGAGAAAGCGCCAGCCAGACCGGACGTGAACACATTCCGCCCAGAGTGTTCAAGGAGATGACCCGCCTGCTCAAACAGAAGGCCAAGCTGGAGGAACTGCTGGCCGGTATTGGAGCCTTTAACGCAAAAAGCAGAGCTGCCGAGATTGCCGCTTTTATGGATCAGTATATCCCGGCTGTGGAGCGGATGTACAACCTCATGAAGAAATATCAGGTGGCATTTACGGAAACCACCATGGAGAACAAAAAGCTGAAACAGGAGAATGCTCAACTGGAGCAGTCTCTGGAAAAAGCGACTCAGGAAAGCACTTTAAAGCAGCTGGCCGATGCCAAGCTGCGGCGGGACTATGCTGACGCTGTGGCGGTTCTTGATCGTATCCCAAAGGAAGTTCTGGATGTGTATACCCGCGGCTCCGGGAGAAAGGAGCGGCCTATTGAGCAAAACTTGTGA
- a CDS encoding DNA primase family protein, protein MKKNKQPDGMPVWFDGKSINEALFCEEFLQTHKIIFTNGAFFTPEGRVTDELPLRGEIFEGMKYCAVSNIPRKISNIVELMKLAALVEDFPPQADRIHLSNGTLFLDGRFVEGKTEIVRNRFPMAYNPNAPKPVLWLQFLDDLLYPEDIPTLQEYIGYCLIPSNKGQRMMVIKGNGGEGKSQIGAVLGVLFGSNMKDGSIGKISENRFARADLEHILLCVDDDMRMEALRQTNYVKSIVTAQGKMDLERKGKQSYQGWMCARLLAFSNGDLQALFDRSDGFYRRQLVLTTKEKPAGRADDPDLAEKMKAEVEGILLWAFEGLQRLAANNFKFTESQRTKDNREAVKRDNNNIFDFLDSDGYIRRKADLSASSKELYEAYQIYCTENNLPALKPRSFSEALIACQSRYNLEYCNNVTNAAGRRVRGFLGIEVLVRNNMSVFSGDSMRTYVPEDVPEEWRR, encoded by the coding sequence ATGAAGAAAAACAAGCAGCCTGACGGAATGCCCGTTTGGTTTGATGGAAAAAGTATCAACGAAGCCCTGTTTTGTGAGGAGTTCTTGCAGACACACAAGATCATCTTCACAAACGGGGCTTTTTTCACGCCCGAAGGCCGTGTAACCGATGAACTTCCCCTGCGAGGAGAGATTTTTGAGGGGATGAAATACTGTGCGGTTAGCAACATTCCCCGTAAAATCAGCAACATTGTGGAGCTGATGAAGCTGGCAGCACTGGTGGAGGATTTTCCCCCGCAGGCGGACCGGATTCATCTTTCCAACGGGACGCTTTTTCTGGATGGGAGGTTTGTGGAGGGAAAAACTGAAATCGTCCGCAACCGCTTCCCTATGGCCTATAACCCCAACGCCCCGAAACCTGTCCTCTGGCTGCAATTTCTGGATGACCTTCTCTACCCGGAGGACATTCCCACCTTGCAGGAATACATCGGCTACTGTCTGATTCCCAGCAATAAGGGCCAGCGAATGATGGTGATTAAAGGCAACGGCGGCGAGGGGAAGTCTCAGATCGGCGCTGTGCTGGGAGTTTTGTTCGGCTCCAACATGAAGGATGGCAGCATCGGGAAAATATCCGAGAACCGGTTTGCCCGTGCTGACCTGGAGCATATCCTCCTGTGCGTGGATGACGATATGCGGATGGAAGCCCTGCGCCAGACCAATTATGTGAAATCCATCGTCACCGCCCAGGGTAAGATGGATTTGGAGCGCAAGGGCAAGCAGAGTTATCAGGGATGGATGTGCGCCAGGCTGCTGGCTTTCTCCAACGGAGATTTGCAGGCGCTATTTGACCGGAGTGACGGATTTTACCGCCGCCAGCTGGTGCTGACCACAAAAGAAAAACCGGCTGGCCGTGCGGACGATCCTGACCTGGCCGAAAAGATGAAAGCCGAGGTGGAGGGCATCCTGCTGTGGGCTTTTGAGGGATTGCAGCGGCTGGCCGCCAACAATTTCAAGTTTACCGAGAGCCAGCGCACAAAAGACAATCGGGAGGCCGTCAAACGAGATAACAACAATATCTTTGATTTTCTGGATTCGGACGGGTATATTCGCCGGAAAGCCGATCTATCTGCCAGCTCCAAAGAGCTGTATGAGGCATACCAGATTTACTGCACCGAAAATAATCTGCCCGCCCTGAAACCCCGCAGCTTCAGCGAAGCCCTGATTGCCTGCCAGAGCCGCTACAATCTGGAATACTGCAACAATGTGACCAATGCAGCCGGACGGCGGGTACGTGGCTTTCTGGGAATTGAGGTTCTGGTAAGAAATAATATGTCGGTGTTTTCCGGTGATTCGATGCGTACGTACGTACCGGAAGATGTGCCGGAAGAATGGCGGCGCTAA
- a CDS encoding CHC2 zinc finger domain-containing protein gives MTWFELIKQVVRVPEAAAYYGLQVSRNGMVCCPFHDDRHPSMKLNERYFYCFGCGATGDVIDLVAKLFGLSNYEAAQKLAHDFGIDPDKPPAAIALPKPKSPLLKAYRQEEVRCLRVLCDYLHLLECWKVRHAPKAPEGTLDDRFVETCQMMDYVEYLADLLIAAELEQRVKIVEILNKDDLIANLEGRLKRLKKEEVTYEEKQAA, from the coding sequence ATGACATGGTTTGAGCTGATAAAACAAGTTGTCCGGGTTCCGGAGGCTGCGGCCTATTATGGGCTGCAAGTCAGTCGAAATGGCATGGTCTGTTGTCCGTTCCATGATGACCGACACCCCAGCATGAAGCTGAACGAGCGGTACTTTTACTGTTTTGGCTGCGGAGCCACCGGCGACGTGATCGACCTTGTGGCGAAGTTGTTCGGTCTGAGCAACTATGAGGCAGCGCAGAAGCTGGCTCATGACTTTGGCATTGACCCAGATAAGCCACCAGCGGCAATCGCCCTGCCCAAGCCAAAAAGTCCTCTGCTGAAAGCATACCGGCAGGAGGAAGTGCGCTGCCTGCGGGTGCTGTGCGATTATCTGCATCTTCTGGAATGCTGGAAGGTGCGGCACGCACCTAAGGCGCCGGAAGGTACTCTGGATGACCGGTTTGTGGAAACCTGCCAGATGATGGACTATGTGGAGTATCTGGCGGATTTGCTCATTGCCGCCGAGCTGGAACAGCGGGTGAAAATCGTAGAAATACTGAACAAGGATGATCTGATTGCCAATTTGGAGGGACGGTTAAAAAGATTGAAAAAGGAGGAAGTCACCTATGAAGAAAAACAAGCAGCCTGA
- a CDS encoding sigma-70 family RNA polymerase sigma factor encodes MAYLSDDELLDTEGGFTVWDDGTGTGVAEETLEQALAEERLAELESELEQDEHPIDYEAELENEEEESAPVSEKRLKREIRAEAMRRLEEAARTEKDFQVVVGEWDRLDRNRERRERDHENLRGDVPLEYQTVPEPKLIPRWMNNPAYRQLMAGNFLDILFDCPYEMHNLTANPFISRMVEELSEEHKEVLYFLSLRLYSTTRLATVRGQSDRNIRKLRKTIHKKLQRQMYDHLGGKQEHGGSFTLRERQFLEEYSKIARKQGKDAVIRRENKTKRRKKKNRP; translated from the coding sequence ATGGCGTATCTGTCTGATGACGAGCTTCTGGATACCGAGGGTGGCTTCACCGTATGGGACGATGGGACAGGCACTGGTGTGGCGGAGGAAACGCTGGAACAGGCGCTTGCGGAAGAACGTCTGGCAGAGCTGGAAAGCGAGCTGGAGCAGGACGAGCATCCTATCGACTATGAAGCGGAGCTGGAAAACGAGGAAGAAGAATCCGCCCCGGTCAGCGAAAAGCGACTGAAACGGGAGATTCGGGCGGAAGCCATGCGGCGGCTGGAGGAAGCAGCCCGCACTGAAAAGGATTTTCAAGTCGTAGTAGGGGAATGGGACAGGCTGGATCGAAACCGGGAGCGCCGGGAGCGGGACCACGAAAACCTTCGGGGAGATGTACCGCTGGAATATCAGACGGTGCCTGAACCGAAACTCATTCCACGGTGGATGAACAACCCTGCATACCGGCAGCTGATGGCCGGAAACTTTCTGGACATCCTGTTTGACTGCCCCTATGAGATGCACAACCTGACCGCTAATCCCTTTATTTCCCGCATGGTGGAGGAACTGAGCGAGGAACATAAGGAAGTTCTGTATTTCCTCTCTTTGCGGCTGTACAGCACCACCCGGCTTGCCACTGTGCGTGGGCAGTCTGACCGCAACATCCGCAAGCTGCGGAAAACCATCCACAAGAAATTGCAGCGCCAGATGTATGACCATCTGGGCGGCAAGCAGGAGCATGGCGGCAGCTTTACCTTGCGGGAACGCCAGTTTTTGGAGGAATACTCGAAAATCGCAAGAAAACAGGGTAAGGATGCTGTGATCCGACGGGAGAACAAGACTAAGCGCAGAAAAAAGAAAAACCGCCCCTGA
- a CDS encoding DEAD/DEAH box helicase family protein, which yields MTNFSFLKAKTEYALFAPACMEAEKIYVSAPAMCAVGCRKALELAVKWVYAADKSMKMPYKDNLQSLIHEPTFRFAVDSDTWGKMPFIIKLGNLAVHTERSVQPSDALASLRGLFEFVQWIDYCYGADYQERTFDENLVPTEKVAVDTRKIKEQESLLDQKDAEIEALRKQIEQMSIRYTAEKEQHQKERTFQPEDLSEFKTRKIYIDVDFKLMGWKFTGPDADVQEEYRVEDMAGVPGQPGFCDYVLFGKDGLPLAVVEAKRTSKDPNIGRKQAVLYADCLERKFGRRPMMFTTNGFETYFWDDQTAPQRKVSGIFSKDDLQKLMNRRTERMDLMDIPIDDKITDRYYQKEAIRAVCEQITQGFRKHLLVMATGTGKTRTASSLTDVLSRGKWVTNILFLADRTALVKQAKDDFKNYLPDMSLCNLCSNKDDRNARIVFSTYPTILNAIDDTKSKNGRQLFTPAHFDLIIIDESHRSIFKKYRAIFEYFDAFMVGLTATPKTDVDRNTYDFFEMEHGVPTYAYDYETAVHQDHVLVPYYNYEVKTKFLEEGITYDDLSDDDKERYEDDFIEDGQLPDFIPSAALNKFVFNETTVDIVLQDLMERGIKVAGGDRLGKTILFAQNKRHAEFILERFNKLYPQYRGTFAQRVICDDAYAQTVIDDFKQPEKEPHIAVSVDMMDTGIDVPECVNLVFFKKVRSKAKFWQMIGRGTRLCKGLACLDQIDGTYTDKRRFLIFDYCGNFEYFREHKEGYETRETKTLSENIFGKQIKIAMVLQESAFAGEDYQMWRSEIVNTCHKQVLALNSDLIAVKLRMQYVEKYKKPEAFVSISEGDKGELLTQIAPLVRSDEADEFAKRFDNFMYGLILAHIEQMPTFQYAKKQLCDTASLLERKASIPQIKAKLPMLQEIHTNAFWDANDILLFEQVRKELRELIRFLDEGGGAQRQIVTKLTDPIIDSQEGVQLEAAYDFEDYRAKVNRYVNEHGNTLAIYKLTHNIPLAMGDYQELERVLTSELGSKEDYAREFGDTPFGLLIRKIAKLDHEAAMQAFSAFINDQSLNQKQIAFVNKIINHIELNGYMENVAELTKPPFDKPISFIKLFDAKTRTALMETINQVRENAVQITAS from the coding sequence ATGACTAACTTCTCCTTTCTCAAAGCCAAAACTGAATATGCCCTCTTCGCCCCCGCCTGCATGGAAGCTGAGAAAATTTATGTTTCTGCTCCTGCCATGTGTGCAGTAGGCTGCCGTAAGGCATTGGAGCTAGCAGTAAAATGGGTATATGCAGCGGACAAGTCCATGAAAATGCCTTACAAGGACAATCTGCAATCCCTCATTCACGAGCCAACTTTCCGCTTCGCTGTGGACTCCGACACTTGGGGCAAGATGCCTTTTATCATTAAGTTGGGCAATCTGGCGGTACATACCGAGCGCAGCGTTCAGCCAAGTGATGCGCTTGCTTCCCTGCGCGGTCTGTTTGAGTTTGTGCAGTGGATTGACTATTGCTATGGCGCGGACTATCAGGAGCGCACCTTCGACGAGAACCTTGTCCCCACCGAAAAGGTGGCGGTGGACACCCGGAAAATCAAGGAACAGGAAAGTCTGCTGGACCAGAAGGACGCCGAGATCGAGGCGCTGCGCAAACAAATCGAGCAGATGTCCATCCGGTACACCGCCGAAAAGGAGCAGCATCAGAAGGAACGCACCTTCCAGCCGGAGGACCTCTCGGAATTCAAGACCCGCAAAATCTACATCGACGTGGACTTCAAACTGATGGGCTGGAAGTTCACCGGCCCGGATGCTGATGTACAAGAGGAGTATCGTGTGGAGGATATGGCCGGGGTGCCAGGTCAGCCTGGCTTCTGCGACTATGTACTGTTTGGGAAGGACGGCCTGCCCCTGGCGGTGGTAGAAGCCAAGCGCACCAGCAAGGACCCCAACATTGGACGCAAACAAGCGGTTTTGTATGCGGATTGTCTGGAACGGAAGTTTGGCCGCCGCCCCATGATGTTCACCACCAATGGCTTTGAAACCTACTTCTGGGATGACCAGACCGCCCCGCAACGGAAGGTCAGTGGCATTTTCAGCAAGGATGACCTGCAAAAGCTGATGAACCGGCGCACCGAGCGGATGGATTTGATGGATATTCCCATTGATGACAAAATCACAGACCGGTATTACCAGAAAGAAGCCATCCGGGCGGTATGTGAGCAGATTACGCAGGGGTTCCGCAAGCATCTGCTGGTGATGGCCACCGGCACCGGCAAAACCAGAACTGCGTCCAGCTTGACCGATGTGCTCAGCCGTGGCAAATGGGTTACAAACATCCTATTTCTGGCCGACCGCACCGCACTGGTGAAACAGGCAAAGGACGATTTTAAAAATTATCTGCCAGATATGTCTCTGTGCAATCTCTGCTCCAATAAGGATGACCGTAATGCCCGCATCGTGTTCTCCACCTACCCGACCATCCTCAACGCCATTGATGATACCAAGTCCAAGAACGGGCGTCAGTTATTTACTCCGGCGCATTTTGACTTGATTATTATTGACGAAAGCCACAGGAGCATTTTTAAAAAGTATAGGGCTATCTTTGAATATTTTGACGCATTCATGGTGGGCCTGACCGCTACGCCCAAAACCGATGTAGATCGGAACACCTACGACTTCTTCGAGATGGAACACGGTGTCCCCACCTATGCCTACGATTACGAAACGGCAGTTCATCAAGACCATGTATTGGTGCCATATTATAACTATGAGGTCAAGACCAAGTTTCTGGAAGAGGGCATCACATACGATGACTTGTCTGACGATGACAAGGAGCGGTATGAGGATGATTTCATCGAGGATGGTCAACTGCCGGACTTTATCCCCTCCGCCGCTCTCAATAAATTCGTGTTTAACGAGACAACCGTTGACATCGTGTTGCAGGATCTGATGGAACGGGGGATCAAGGTGGCGGGCGGTGACCGTCTGGGCAAAACCATTCTCTTTGCCCAAAACAAGCGCCACGCGGAGTTTATTCTGGAACGATTCAATAAGCTGTACCCACAGTATCGCGGCACATTTGCTCAGCGGGTAATTTGCGATGATGCCTATGCCCAGACGGTGATCGACGACTTCAAGCAGCCGGAAAAAGAACCGCACATTGCGGTATCTGTGGACATGATGGACACCGGCATCGACGTGCCGGAGTGCGTCAATCTGGTGTTTTTCAAAAAAGTTCGGTCAAAGGCAAAGTTCTGGCAGATGATTGGCCGCGGCACTCGGCTGTGCAAAGGACTGGCCTGTTTGGATCAGATTGACGGAACATACACCGACAAGCGGCGGTTCCTGATTTTTGACTACTGCGGCAACTTTGAGTACTTCCGGGAACATAAAGAAGGCTACGAAACCAGAGAAACCAAAACACTGTCGGAAAACATCTTCGGCAAACAAATCAAAATTGCAATGGTTTTGCAGGAAAGTGCCTTTGCCGGTGAGGACTATCAGATGTGGCGCAGCGAGATCGTCAATACCTGCCACAAGCAGGTGCTGGCGCTCAACTCAGACCTGATTGCCGTAAAATTGCGGATGCAGTATGTGGAGAAATATAAAAAGCCGGAAGCCTTCGTGTCCATAAGCGAAGGTGACAAGGGCGAGTTGCTCACACAGATTGCACCTCTGGTACGCTCAGACGAGGCTGACGAGTTTGCAAAGCGGTTTGATAATTTCATGTATGGCCTAATTCTGGCACACATCGAGCAGATGCCCACTTTCCAGTATGCAAAAAAGCAACTGTGCGACACCGCTTCCCTACTGGAGCGTAAGGCCAGCATTCCGCAGATTAAGGCAAAGTTGCCCATGCTTCAGGAGATTCACACCAATGCATTTTGGGACGCGAATGATATTTTGCTGTTTGAGCAGGTTCGGAAGGAGCTGCGGGAGCTGATTCGATTTTTAGATGAAGGTGGCGGAGCACAGAGGCAGATCGTCACCAAGCTGACTGACCCGATTATTGACAGTCAGGAGGGCGTCCAGCTGGAAGCTGCCTATGACTTTGAAGACTACCGTGCCAAGGTCAATCGCTATGTGAACGAGCACGGGAATACGCTGGCCATATATAAGCTGACCCATAATATTCCGCTGGCTATGGGCGATTATCAGGAACTGGAGCGGGTGCTAACTAGCGAATTGGGCAGCAAAGAAGATTATGCCCGAGAGTTTGGCGACACACCCTTTGGCTTGCTCATTCGCAAGATCGCTAAGCTAGATCATGAAGCGGCTATGCAGGCGTTTTCCGCTTTTATCAATGACCAATCTCTGAATCAAAAGCAGATTGCTTTTGTAAACAAAATCATCAATCATATTGAGCTGAACGGATATATGGAAAATGTCGCAGAGCTGACCAAGCCACCGTTTGACAAGCCAATCAGTTTTATCAAATTGTTTGATGCAAAAACCAGAACCGCTTTGATGGAGACCATCAATCAGGTTCGAGAAAACGCGGTTCAAATTACAGCGTCATAA
- a CDS encoding DUF4238 domain-containing protein, producing MEYTEVLDKQITRKQHYVPKAYLKNFSVSNQKSEQVYVVFTNDENAKMVSIDNICCRSYLYDQIAIDPDSKTHVFAAPNEIENSFIELEGEYATIISKIKNALRDSDEFELARVEIDKLRQFMSSLLFRNPIFVHLSNYIIDTQYKNDPDHIKHVKNIFPDVPQNVYLSMLANEFLKMNIAPDVGLFPRALAETMKESQLCIFKAQGSVFVTSDMPVVNIYGEKDGIEYDLLGMPITPELFLAFVDTVQHIPRIIIIDDNSVKRMNSKQINKEMLISNRIDLLSYIDFSIDAKKEDDEQFYQLLHTDKETALKQYEDMMSSKEIKYWR from the coding sequence ATGGAGTATACAGAGGTTTTAGACAAGCAAATCACGAGAAAACAACATTATGTCCCCAAGGCTTACTTAAAAAACTTTTCTGTGAGTAATCAAAAATCAGAACAAGTTTATGTTGTTTTTACTAATGATGAAAACGCAAAAATGGTTTCAATCGACAATATTTGCTGTCGTTCTTACCTATATGATCAAATTGCAATTGATCCAGATAGCAAAACTCATGTTTTTGCAGCACCAAATGAGATCGAGAACAGTTTTATCGAACTGGAAGGCGAATACGCAACCATTATCTCAAAGATAAAAAATGCTTTACGGGATTCAGATGAATTTGAGTTAGCTCGGGTGGAAATTGATAAACTAAGGCAATTTATGTCATCACTACTGTTTAGAAACCCTATTTTTGTGCATCTGTCAAATTATATCATTGATACACAATACAAAAACGATCCGGATCATATTAAACATGTAAAGAACATTTTTCCTGATGTACCGCAAAATGTTTATCTGTCCATGCTGGCAAACGAGTTTTTGAAGATGAACATTGCTCCGGATGTTGGCTTGTTTCCTCGGGCTTTGGCTGAGACAATGAAGGAATCGCAACTGTGTATTTTTAAAGCCCAAGGTTCCGTATTCGTTACAAGCGATATGCCGGTAGTCAATATTTACGGTGAAAAAGATGGTATAGAATATGACTTGCTTGGTATGCCAATTACGCCAGAATTATTTTTGGCGTTTGTCGATACTGTTCAGCACATTCCCAGAATAATCATAATTGATGACAACAGCGTAAAGCGCATGAACAGCAAGCAGATAAATAAAGAGATGTTAATTTCTAACCGTATAGATTTATTATCGTATATTGATTTTTCAATAGACGCTAAAAAAGAAGATGATGAACAGTTTTACCAACTGCTTCATACAGATAAGGAAACCGCGTTGAAACAATATGAGGACATGATGAGTTCAAAAGAAATAAAATACTGGAGATGA